The Methyloceanibacter sp. wino2 nucleotide sequence TGAACATCCTCGCCGACGACCAGACGGCGTTGGCGAACCGGTTTGCCGGCAAGCTGGAAAATCAATTCGAGGGAATGTCCTACACGATCCCGGACGGTGGAGCCCCCGTGTTCGAAGGTGTCTCGGCACACCTTCAATGCGTCGTGAGTTCCCGCCTGGATATTGGGACGCATACGATCTTTATCGGAGACGTTGTGGGCGGTGGAACATCAGAAAGCGACCCGCTTGTGTACCACGCGGCACGTTTTGGACGCGTGGAATAGGTCGCCCAATAACAGGGGGGTTAGGCTGATGGCACTCGCATTACGATCCGGCTAACGCCAACAAAACTCTAGACAATTAACGCTCTCCAGGACCGCTGAGAGAGCATCCAACGGAACACTCACCAGTGGAACGAACGATGAGACTCGCTCAAATTTCGGCCGTCGCGGCCGCATTCAGTGCTTTGTTAGCCGGACCCGCCGTTGCGCAGCAGGCGGCGTCCGAACCGGAATACTCCGGACTTCTCGCAGGTCCCGCCAGCCGTTTGGCAGACAAGGGCATCACCTTCGATCTGACCGTTTACGATTTTCTATTCACGAACCCGAGCTTTGGTCTCGACCCGGGCAACGCGGGTAACTCCGCATACTGGGTAACCTCGGCCGATGTCGATCTCGATAAGCTGATGGGCTGGAAGGGCGGCAAATTCCACCTGAAGGAAACGTTCTTCAATCTCGTCTACAACAACGACGACATCGCGGGTCAGTTCGGCGACAACTCCCTCGGATACCAAACGACCTACATTCAGCGTGGCTCGGAGCTGTCTCAGCTCACACTCGAGCAGTCGATGTTCAACGGAAAGGTCAACGTCGAGTTCGGCCGCACACATCCGTTCTTTTACTTCACGCCTATGACGTGTGAGACGTACAACACCTGTTACCAGGATGTGCTCTATTTCAATGCCGGCTACATCTCGCCGCTGTTTTCCGTTTGGGGCGGCCGGGCCAAGATCGACCTCTCGCCGACGAGCTATTTCCAGGTCGGCACCTTCTCGCTCGATCAAGGCTGGCATTTCCATAGCGGCTGGGACTGGGGACGTCCGCTGCCGGACGGCATGTTGTCATTGGCCGAGTACGGCTTTGACACCGCCTACGGGCCCGGTGGCAAGTACACCGGTAAATACGTTCTGACCGGCTACTACAATTCCGGCGAACACGCCTCCAACAACACCACGGTCAGCGGCCGTTCCCGTGGTCTCTTCCCGGACGAGCAGGCGAAGATGGAGTCGGATACGTCCGGTATCGTCTTCAACAGCACGCAGATCGTCTGGCGTGAGGACGGGGGCAGCAGCACCTACAGCTCGCCGAGAACCCTCGCGGTCTACACGGGCGCCGGCTATTCGTTCGACACGACCGTGCCGGTCCTTGCCGACATCTATATGGGCTTCAACCTGCATGCGCCGTTGCTGTCGCGCCCGAACGACAAAGTCGGGATGAAGTTCCGCTACGAAGCCATGAACGACAGCTACAACGAGTTCATGGCGCAGGCGAACAAGACTGCCGGTGGCTCGGGTGCGCCGTTCGAAGACAAGTTCATCGTCGAACTCAACGCGCACACCGATCTGTTCAAGGGCATGGTCCTCGAGTCGGTCGCCCAGTACATCGTCAATCCGAACAGCTACTACAATCCGTATACGGCCGAACGCCCGGATGAAGGCTTCTATCTCGGTGCGACTCTGAAGGTGCCCCTCGGAAAATTCGCAGGCATTGCGCCGCAATAGAAAATCTGAAGCGGCAGGCCCGCTGGCCGGGCCTGCCGTCCCCCAACAAGTAAGGAATGATGATGGACGATACGGATCAGGAGCGCACCGAAGAGGATTGCCCCTGCCGGGAGGGAATGTTCCCCAGGAACCCGTCGCGGCGGCGTCTTCTGGCCGCCGCGGCGGGCAGTGTGCCCCTCATGCTTGCGGGCCGCGCAGTGGCCGAAGTAGCGGCCAAAGAGATTTCCGTTCCTGAAGATCCGACCAAGGTGCCGGGACGGCCGGTTGGATCCGACGGCGGCTATGGCTCCCGCTCGCCATTCGAGACCGAGAAGCGTCTCACCGAGCTTGGCAATCCCAGTCAGATCACGAGCTGGTCTTACACGCCTCTTGCCACGCAGATCGGCAATCTCACGCCGTCGGGTCTGCACTATGAGCGTCATCACGGTGGCATTCCGGCGATCGATCCGGCGCGCCACGAACTCTTCATTCACGGCATGGTGGAGCACCCGAAGCGCTTCAACATGGCAGACCTGAAACGCATGCCGTCGATTACCCGCATGCACTTCATCGAGTGTTCGGGGAACACGCTGACGGAGTGGCCCGGGCCGACGGCGAAGACCGTGCAGGTCACCCACGGGCTGCTCAGCACGTCGGAATGGACGGGCGTGCCGTTCAGTTTTCTCGCGCGCAATCTCAAGCTCAAGCCCGGTGCCGCCTGGGTGCTGGCCGAAGGGGCGGATGCGGCCGTCATGACTCGCAGCATCCCGCTCGACAAGATGCTCGACGATGCATTCCTGGCATATGGCCAGAATGGCGAAGCGATCCGCCCCGAGCAGGGCTACCCGCTTCGTCTGATGCTCCCCGGCTACGAAGGCAACATGAGCATCAAATGGCTGCGCCGCCTGGAGATCAGCGACCGGCCCTACATGACACGCGAAGAGACCTCCAAATACACTGGGCTCAACGCGAACGGCATGGCCGACAAGTTCGTCTTCGACATGGAAGCGAAGTCGGTCATTACGTTCCCCTCGGGCGAAATGAAGCTGCCTGGACCGGGACGGTACGAGATCGCCGGCCTGGCCTGGTCCGGCCGCGGCCGTATCCGC carries:
- a CDS encoding carbohydrate porin, whose protein sequence is MRLAQISAVAAAFSALLAGPAVAQQAASEPEYSGLLAGPASRLADKGITFDLTVYDFLFTNPSFGLDPGNAGNSAYWVTSADVDLDKLMGWKGGKFHLKETFFNLVYNNDDIAGQFGDNSLGYQTTYIQRGSELSQLTLEQSMFNGKVNVEFGRTHPFFYFTPMTCETYNTCYQDVLYFNAGYISPLFSVWGGRAKIDLSPTSYFQVGTFSLDQGWHFHSGWDWGRPLPDGMLSLAEYGFDTAYGPGGKYTGKYVLTGYYNSGEHASNNTTVSGRSRGLFPDEQAKMESDTSGIVFNSTQIVWREDGGSSTYSSPRTLAVYTGAGYSFDTTVPVLADIYMGFNLHAPLLSRPNDKVGMKFRYEAMNDSYNEFMAQANKTAGGSGAPFEDKFIVELNAHTDLFKGMVLESVAQYIVNPNSYYNPYTAERPDEGFYLGATLKVPLGKFAGIAPQ
- the soxC gene encoding sulfite dehydrogenase — its product is MFPRNPSRRRLLAAAAGSVPLMLAGRAVAEVAAKEISVPEDPTKVPGRPVGSDGGYGSRSPFETEKRLTELGNPSQITSWSYTPLATQIGNLTPSGLHYERHHGGIPAIDPARHELFIHGMVEHPKRFNMADLKRMPSITRMHFIECSGNTLTEWPGPTAKTVQVTHGLLSTSEWTGVPFSFLARNLKLKPGAAWVLAEGADAAVMTRSIPLDKMLDDAFLAYGQNGEAIRPEQGYPLRLMLPGYEGNMSIKWLRRLEISDRPYMTREETSKYTGLNANGMADKFVFDMEAKSVITFPSGEMKLPGPGRYEIAGLAWSGRGRIRSVEVSLDGGKSWYPAHLDSPPEPKCTVRFTFPWRWDGQPVLLASRCTDETGMVQATREDLVALHGLNYVYHYNAIQHWAVAADGGVSNV